One region of Pagrus major chromosome 5, Pma_NU_1.0 genomic DNA includes:
- the ficd gene encoding protein adenylyltransferase FICD has product MAAVSEWRYTTGRVLGGWGPLLCVLVGSLVAILMPLVGVENQCRAALKGIAQLRCQLWGGYHQPPAVQSTSLTVPFTALDLLPQRSKPSKEMVLEAKAALLQALEMKKLGKREKAHKLLVHALSMNPDFVDALTELGTILEEEKDVVQADHLYTKALAISPCNERALVSRDRTLPLVEEIDQRYFGIIDSKVRRLMSIPKGNSALRRVMEETYYHHIYHTVAIEGSTLTLSEIRHILETRYAVPGKSLQEQNEAIGVDAAMKYINTTLLSRTGTISVNDILEIHKRVLGYVDPVEGGRLRTNQVFVGHHIPPHPQDLQRHMQELVQWLNSEEALQLHPVEYAALAHYKLVYVHPFVDGNGRTSRLLMNLVLMQARYPPITIRKEQRSEYYAALDTANEGDVRPFIRFIAKCTEMTLDTLLISTTEHAVGLPAASQDQACLDCKQTIPIHN; this is encoded by the exons ATGGCTGCCGTGTCAGAGTGGCGTTACACCACCGGTCGTGTCCTCGGAGGATGGGGCCCGCTGCTTTGTGTCCTCGTCGGCTCTTTAGTGGCCATCCTGATGCCGCTGGTCGGGGTGGAGAACCAGTGCCGCGCCGCCCTGAAGGGCATCGCTCAGCTCCGCTGCCAGCTGTGGGGAGGCTATCATCAGCCCCCAGCTGTGCAGTCCACCAGCCTCACTGTCCCCTTTACTGCCCTTGATCTGCTGCCCCAGAGGTCCAAGCCGAGCAAAG AGATGGTGCTGGAGGCCAAAGCGGCGCTGCTGCAGGCTCTGGAGATGAAGAAACTGGGGAAGAGGGAGAAGGCTCACAAGCTGCTGGTGCACGCACTCAGCATGAATCCAGACTTTGTGGATGCGCTGACGGAGCTGGGGACCattctggaggaggagaaggacgtCGTCCAGGCAGACCACCTCTACACCAAAGCCTTGGCCATCTCGCCGTGTAATGAGCGAGCTCTGGTCAGCCGAGACCGAACTCTTCCCTTGGTGGAAGAGATTGATCAGCGTTATTTTGGCATCATTGACAGTAAAGTGCGCCGGCTTATGTCCATTCCTAAAGGCAACTCTGCACTACGGCGAGTGATGGAGGAAACCTACTACCACCACATCTACCACACGGTGGCCATTGAAGGCAGCACGCTCACTCTTTCTGAGATCCGTCACATCCTCGAGACACGGTACGCCGTTCCTGGGAAGAGCCTGCAGGAGCAGAATGAGGCCATCGGGGTGGATGCAGCCATGAAGTACATCAACACCACACTGTTGTCCAGAACTGGAACCATCAGCGTCAACGACATCCTGGAGATTCACAAACGGGTTCTCGGCTATGTAGATCCCGTAGAAGGAGGGAGGCTGCGCACCAACCAGGTGTTTGTGGGCCACCACATCCCCCCGCACCCTCAGGACCTGCAGAGACACATGCAGGAGCTTGTCCAGTGGCTCAACTCTGAGGAGGCCCTGCAGCTGCACCCTGTGGAGTACGCAGCTCTCGCCCACTACAAACTGGTGTACGTGCACCCATTTGTAGACGGCAATGGACGCACATCGCGGCTGCTGATGAACCTTGTGCTCATGCAGGCGCGATACCCACCCATCACTATTCGCAAAGAGCAAAGGTCTGAGTATTACGCAGCTCTGGACACAGCCAACGAAGGCGATGTGCGGCCCTTCATTCGCTTCATCGCCAAATGTACAGAGATGACATTGGACACGCTGTTGATTTCTACAACAGAGCACGCTGTGGGGCTGCCGGCAGCCAGTCAGGACCAGGCCTGTCTGGACTGCAAACAGACCATCCCCATCCACAACTGA
- the sart3 gene encoding squamous cell carcinoma antigen recognized by T-cells 3 yields MAASSSAEQTQLQDMEDEDAGMEEREMESDEEEEEGMGVENSDDEEDDSSEDEKENEAEIQRLEEQLSINAFDYNCHVDLIKLLKHEGELVRLRKARQKMSELFPLTEEIWLDWLKDEIRLTEEEPNREKVYELFERAIKDYICPDIWLEYAQYSIGGMGSPGGIDKVRSIFERAVTAVGLHMTKGQTVWEAYREFENAILSTVQPPPGRIPSREEQELLNAQLERIHTLFRRQLAVPLMDMQATYAEYEEWSEQGVSEVVIHQYRKALKQLEKCKPYEESLLAAEPPKLAEYQSYLDFELKEGDPARVQITFERTLGENCLVPDMWTKYNTYLDRQLKIKDMVLSTHERAVRNCPWTMGLWKSYLLALERHGADHHTVSDVFEKALNAGFIQATDYVEIWQAYLDYLRRRVDFSKESSKELEELRGAFARSLDYMKQDVEERFGESGDPSCLIMQIWARIEALHCKNIQKARELWDSIMTKGNAKFANMWLEYYNLERSYGDPVHCRKALHRAVQCTSDYPEHVCEVLLTFERVEGSLEDWDLAVQKTETRLNRVNEQRAKVAEKEANMVRQEEDRAEQRRKTKSDKKFQKKTQKGTRAGEKRKVEQDDYHNEWNEDSEQAPKRQRGNGDQTTDEFMETETGLFGKNAPPGYKPGRKAPQEVAAAAQRQNDDKPELRNDNCSVFISNLTYTLEEPEAKLRTLFETCGPIKQIRPVFSNKGGFKGYGYVQFEASVSVPEALKLDRREVEGRPMFVSPCVDKNKNPDFKVFKYNTSLEKQKIFISGLPFSCTKEQLEELCKSHGTIKEVRLVTYRSGKPKGLAYVDFGDEAHASQAVLKMDGMEVEGNKISVAISNPPRRNMMDKPGSNRPTGDLMPRQVYGSRGRGRTQLSLLPRSLHRQSEPASKVENGTTAQQNPATTSAAANAAGETKPLSNSDFARMLLKNSARLP; encoded by the exons ATGGCAGCGTCAAGCAGCGCAGAGCAAACGCAGTTGCAAGACATGGAGGATGAAGACGcggggatggaggagagggagatggaatcggacgaggaggaagaggagggcaTGGGAGTTGAAAATTCAGACGACGAAGAGGACGATTCGTCGGAGGACGAGAAGGAAAACGAAGCCGAGATCCAGCGGCTGGAGGAGCAG tTGTCTATCAATGCTTTCGACTACAACTGCCATGTAGATCTCATCAAACTACTGAAGCATGAGGGAGAGCTTGTCCGTCTGCGAAAGGCAAGGCAGAAGATGAGTGAACTTTTCCCACTCACTGAAG AGATCTGGCTTGATTGGCTGAAGGATGAGATCCGTCTGACTGAGGAGGAGCCAAACCGGGAGAAAGTTTATGAACTTTTTGAGAGAGCTATAAAAGACTACATCT GTCCAGATATCTGGCTGGAATATGCTCAATATTCAATTGGTGGCATGGGCTCACCAGGTGGGATCGACAAGGTGAGGTCCATCTTCGAGAGAGCTGTGACTGCTGTGGGGCTTCACATGACCAAGGGACAGACGGTGTGGGAGGCGTACAGAGAGTTTGAGAACGCCATCCTGTCCACAGTCCAG CCTCCCCCTGGCAGGATTCCCAGCCGCGAGGAGCAGGAGCTGCTGAACGCTCAGCTCGAGCGGATCCATACACTGTTTCGCCGCCAGCTGGCCGTCCCATTAATGG ACATGCAAGCCACGTATGCAGAGTACGAGGAGTGGTCTGAACAGGGGGTGTCTGAGGTGGTCATACATCAGTACAGAAAGGCTTTAAAGCAACTGGAGAAGTGCAAACCTTATGAAGAGTCACTG CTGGCAGCAGAACCTCCTAAGCTGGCAGAGTATCAGTCGTACCTCGACTTTGAACTAAAGGAGGGCGACCCAGCGCGGGTCCAGATAACCTTTGAGCGGACTCTGGGTGAGAACTGCCTGGTACCAGACATGTGgacaaaatacaacacataTCTG gaTCGTCAGCTGAAGATCAAAGACATGGTTCTCTCCACTCACGAACGTGCCGTCAGGAACTGCCCCTGGACCATGGGTCTGTGGAAGAGCTACCTGCTGGCCCTGGAGAGGCACGGAGCCGATCACCACACTGTCTCAG ATGTTTTTGAGAAGGCGCTGAATGCAGGTTTCATTCAAGCAACAGATTATGTGGAGATTTGGCAGGCTTACCTCGACTACCTTAGGAGACGTGTGGATTTCAGCAAAG AATCAAGTAAAGAGTTAGAGGAGCTACGAGGAGCTTTCGCTCGATCTCTAGACTACATGAAACAAGATGTCGAAGAAA GGTTCGGTGAAAGCGGCGATCCTTCTTGTCTCATAATGCAGATCTGGGCCAGGATAGAG gcGCTCCACTGCAAGAACATCCAGAAAGCCAGAGAGCTGTGGGACAGTATCATGACGAAAGGGAATGCCAAATTTGCCAATATGTGGCTGGAGTACTACAACCTTGAAAG GTCTTATGGAGACCCTGTCCACTGTCGGAAAGCTCTCCACAGAGCAGTCCAGTGCACCTCCGACTACCCTGAACATGTGTGTGAAGTCCTGCTCACCTTTGAGAGGGTGGAAG GTTCTCTGGAGGACTGGGACCTGGCGGTGCAGAAGACGGAGACCCGGTTGAACAGAGTTAATGAGCAACGAGCAAAG GTGGCTGAGAAAGAAGCCAACATGGTTCGTcaagaggaggacagagctgAGCAGCGGCGGAAGACCAAGTCAGACAAGAAGTTTCAGAAGAAGACCCAGAAGGGAACTCGAGCTGGCGAGAAGAGGAAAGTGGAGCAGGATGATTATCACAATGAGTGGAATGAGGACTCAG AACAAGCTCCTAAAAGGCAAAGAGGAAACGGGGACCAAACCACAGACGAGTTCATGGAGACCGAGACGGGACTGTTTGGAAAGAACGCTCCCCCTGGATATAAGCCTGGAAGAAAGGCCCCGCAGGAAGTCGCAGCCGCCGCCCAGAGGCAGAACGATGACAAGCCGGAGCTTCGCAACGACAACTGCAGCGTTTTCATCAGCAACCTGACGTACACGCTGGAGGAGCCAGAGGCAAAGCTCAGGACGCTGTTTGAGACCTGTGGTCCCATTAAACAGATTCGCCCCGTCTTCAGCAACAAAGGGGGCTTCAAAGGTTACGGCTACGTACAGTTTGAAGCCTCTGTGTCCGTCCCTGAGGCCCTGAAGCTGGACAGACGGGAGGTGGAGGGCCGGCCCATGTTTGTGTCGCCTTGtgtagacaaaaacaagaatccTGACTTTAAG GTGTTTAAGTACAACACATCCTTGGAGAAACAAAAGATCTTCATCTCTGGGCTGCCGTTCTCGTGCACGaaagagcagctggaggaacTCTGCAAAAGTCACGGCACCATTAAAGAAGTTCGTCTGGTCACATATCGCTCAGGAAAACCCAAG GGTCTGGCATATGTTGATTTTGGAGATGAAGCCCATGCTTCTCAGGCGGTTCTGAAAATGGACGGCATGGAGGTGGAGGGCAACAAAATCTCTGTCGCTATAAGTAACCCTCCTCGCAGGAACATGATGGATAAACCTGGTTCCAACAGGCCCACCGGAGACTTGATGCCTCGTCAGGTCTATGGATC gagaggaagaggacgcACCCAGCTGTCATTACTCCCTCGTTCCCTGCATCGACAAAGCGAGCCCGCGAGCAAAGTGGAGAACGGGACCACAGCCCAGCAGAATCCAGCAACAACCAGCGCAGCAGCGAACGCAGCTGGAGAGACGAAACCTTTGTCAAATTCAGACTTTGCCAGGATGCTTCTCAAAAA TTCTGCGAGATTGCCTTAA